The genomic window CGCCTTCGCGGAGAAGGAACTGAAGTGCCGCTGACGGGGCCGCGGCCCTGAGTGAATCCGGTGCGGGTAGGCCGGTCCTCCTGGGGCGGGTACCGTTGGAGACTCTGATCTCGTGTGCCTCCCGGCGGGCTGCGTGACACCCCAGGAGGAGCAGGATGACGACGAACCGCGGACGCAAGGACGTGATCCGGGACCGGATGGCCGCGACCGGCGAGTCGTACAACGTCGCCGCGCGCAATCTGAAGGCGATGAAGGACATGGGCGCCACGCGTGACGCGGTGCTCGTCCAGCGCTGGCAGCCCGCCGGTTCGCTGGATGTGCCCTGCCCCTGCGGGGGCACGTGCGAGCCGGGCGAGACCTGCGACCGCTGCCATGCCCGGCACCTGCACGTGAGGCGCTACCCGGGCAGCCTGACCGAGGTCGAGGTCTGGGCGGACCGGTACGAGTGCATGGGCTGCTCGTCCTCGTACACGCTGACCGTCCGCCTCGCGGGGCGCCCGTGGGGGGTCGCGGAGACCGTGGTGCTGGGCGGGGCGGCCGAGGAGGTCGTGCGGGCCCGGGTGTTCCCGGGGGTCGCGCACCCGCTGCTGCGGGCCGAGGCGGCCGCGGAGTCCGGCTCCGACGAAGAGGAGTAGAGCCCGCCCACTCCTCCCGAGCCGTCCGCCGCCCGACCGAAGCCACTGTAAGGCCCTCCAGTTGAACTGGGGGGCCTTTGTCCGTCCCCCGGCCGGGCCGAGACGGCGGCCTCCCCTCACCACTGAGGCATTCGCGCGAAAGTGGCGTGGCTCACGGCGAGAACCTGGCCGATCGGCCAGTTCTGACCGATCGGTCAGCTACGGTGTCCGCATGCCACGCCAGCCCTCCCCCATGCGCCGTCAGATTCTCGACTCGGCAGTGCGCCTGTTCGCCGAGCGCGGCTTCAAGGGGACCTCGCTGCACGACATCGCGGTCGAGGCACGGTGCTCCAAGGCGTCCCTGCTCTACCACTTCGCGGGCAAGGACGCGATCCTCACGGAACTGCTGACCCCTCCGGCGGAGAGCCTCACCGCCATGAGGGACGACCTGGCGGCACTGGAGGGCGACCGGGCCGTGCGAGCGGCGGTGGACGTCTACGTGGGTCTGGCGATGCGCTTCCGCCAGGAGGTAAAGATCATTTTCGCCGAGCTGCCCGACATGCTCGGCCATCCGGTCCTGGCCGTCATCCCCGAGGCGGTCGACCAGCTCGCGGACGCACTGGCCGGCCGGTCGCGAGAACCGGCGGCGCGCGTATCCGCACAGATGGTCATCGGCGGCGTGGCGGTCACGGTCGCCGCCGACGTGGATGTCGCGCCGGACGCGATGCGCGCCGCGCTGGTGCAGGGGGCTCTGAGAACCCTCGGGCATCCCGTCAGCTGACAGAAGTCGTCCAGTTCGAAGAGAAAGACGCCTCTACCGCATGGCTATCCTGCTCTACCGGCTCGGCCGGCTCTCCTTCCGTCGCCGGGGGCGCGTGCTCGCGCTCTGGCTCCTGCTGCTCGCCCTCCTCGGAGGAGGAGCGGCGGCCTTCAGCGGGCCCACGACCAGCAAGTTCTCGATTCCGGGCACGGAGTCCCAGAAAGCCCTGGACGCACTGTCCCGGGAGTTCCCGCAGGCCGGCGGCGCCACCGGGACCATAGTCGTCGCCGCGCCCGAGGGCGGGAAGCTGACACCGCAGGCCGTGGCTCCCGTGACCGGCGAGGCCGCGAGGGTCCCCGGCGTCCTCGCCGCCGTCGACCCCTTCGTGTCCAAGGCCGTCTCGCAGGACGGCCGCTACGCACTGATCCAGGTGCAGTTCACCACCGGGGTCGACGGCATCACCGACGCCCAGCGCGAGGCGTTCTCGAAGGCGGGCGCGTCCGTCGCGGATCTGCGCGTGGAGCACGGCGGCGAGATCATGCGGGGCGTACCCGAGGTCGGCTCGACCGAGGTCATCGGAGTCGGGGTCGCCGCTCTCGTACTGGTCCTGACCTTCGGGTCCCTGGTGGCGGCGGGCATGACGCTCCTGAACGCGCTGGTCGGGGTGGCGGCCGGAATGGCGGGACTGTTCGCCCTCAGCAGCACCGTGGAGCTGACCAGCACCGCGCCCATCCTGGCGCTCATGCTGGGCCTGGCGGTGGGCATCGACTACGCCCTGTTCATCACCTCCCGCTACCGCACGTACGTC from Streptomyces sp. NBC_01341 includes these protein-coding regions:
- a CDS encoding TetR/AcrR family transcriptional regulator, whose translation is MPRQPSPMRRQILDSAVRLFAERGFKGTSLHDIAVEARCSKASLLYHFAGKDAILTELLTPPAESLTAMRDDLAALEGDRAVRAAVDVYVGLAMRFRQEVKIIFAELPDMLGHPVLAVIPEAVDQLADALAGRSREPAARVSAQMVIGGVAVTVAADVDVAPDAMRAALVQGALRTLGHPVS